A single window of Lytechinus variegatus isolate NC3 chromosome 8, Lvar_3.0, whole genome shotgun sequence DNA harbors:
- the LOC121420842 gene encoding slit homolog 1 protein-like, producing the protein MACQIRLCWFLVFVLRVTSRRYEMMTTKEPENDPTSTRIAWVFTSEKCDFDVIAKRADCRQRGLAKIPDDLPTDALHLDLSLNNIRSLNNVSFTRYTLLLFLDLSKNDITTIQPEAFKPLENLATLDLSDNPSLSSIPSLQWLHKLELLLLNGCNFTSLPDEVLGISSKFLNLDMSYNNLASVNVTICSDLVLPDLNIGYNGIESITPETFAILCPIDTIDMQNPITSIDPAAIAPLNAQNLVVGAFPTTNAVLTQLFQGAAISSIKEISIIGSGLDAIIPDLFSPLSNASLFGLDLSFNDFISLNHSIFSNLTTLHRLSLSGNYISEIEPEHFAGMKELRILDLGYNEVQTINPKNSTWEINLHELYLLDNSLIHIASFSFSGLNTLVLLDLSNNEDLSSLEIGAFDALEKLKILDVPGCKLLDMSLWAPLLTSFNIRQRVPYFGDDSFIPGETFKTAPLLEFIDMTGSIMLVNSLWDSSKNLSLFSGLTYLRTLFLDNNPLGGFPVGVFSNLTSLQKLSVVKCEIPFLEMGLFSDLRSLKELHLQQNYLTHLSSDLLQGLTNLLALHVDDNHLSYFSEDAFTKIPLLTTLTLTNNDLTAFNSSSFDPVMSTLTAISLVNNPIVCSCKIRWMVEWLRGDIYLINADQTYCSSASLDPLKQKPLLTFQTDEFCSPNTTLISLLILTGIGVIIVALMMYSNRWALKYKIFLLKLAILGYDEMEDARGHDEFTYDINIMCDDEDDQWMKDHFKPLIEEKLPDLNRNIYGDEDLIIGMHYLDSVHYIVERSYKTVLLLSRNAFQNNWFLVKFRIALDHVNESQIENMVVVFLEDIPDAELPFLVRLFLGDHGTYLTWSENEEEQEYFWTKFVKLMKVNRRSNHIIPPE; encoded by the coding sequence ATGGCTTGTCAGATCCGACTTTGCTGGTTTTTGGTGTTCGTTCTTCGAGTCACCAGTCGTCGATACGAGATGATGACGACGAAGGAACCTGAAAATGATCCGACGTCTACTCGGATCGCATGGGTTTTCACTTCGGAAAAGTGCGACTTCGATGTTATTGCCAAGAGGGCCGACTGCAGGCAAAGGGGTCTTGCAAAAATTCCTGATGATTTGCCAACCGATGCGCTCCATCTTGATCTGTCCCTGAACAACATCCGTAGTCTTAATAATGTGTCTTTCACCAGATACACACTCCTCCTCTTCCTTGATCTCTCAAAAAATGACATCACTACAATTCAACCTGAGGCATTCAAACCACTCGAGAACCTGGCCACCCTTGATCTAAGTGACAACCCAAGTTTATCATCGATCCCTTCTTTACAATGGCTTCACAAACTGGAACTTCTTTTACTTAATGGTTGCAATTTCACATCGCTTCCAGACGAAGTTTTGGGGATATCATCCAAGTTTCTAAACCTCGATATGAGCTACAACAATCTCGCATCGGTCAACGTAACAATTTGCAGCGACCTCGTACTGCCTGATCTTAACATCGGTTACAATGGAATTGAAAGTATAACCCCTGAGACATTTGCCATCCTGTGTCCTATAGACACTATTGATATGCAGAACCCGATCACGTCCATTGATCCTGCAGCCATCGCGCCATTGAATGCCCAGAACCTGGTCGTAGGTGCCTTCCCTACGACCAATGCGGTGTTGACTCAGTTGTTCCAAGGTGCGGCGATCTCCAGCATCAAGGAAATTTCGATCATTGGAAGTGGCTTGGACGCCATCATTCCAGATTTATTCAGTCCCCTCTCTAATGCCTCTCTCTTCGGTCTTGACCTATCTTTTAACGACTTCATTTCATTGAACCATTCCATATTCTCAAACCTAACCACTCTTCACCGGCTAAGTCTGAGTGGCAATTACATCAGTGAGATAGAGCCAGAACACTTTGCAGGAATGAAAGAACTGAGGATTCTCGACCTTGGATATAATGAAGTTCAAACCATCAACCCGAAAAACTCGACCTGGGAGATAAATTTACATGAGTTATATTTACTTGATAATAGTCTCATTCACATAGCTTCCTTTAGTTTCAGTGGTTTGAATACCTTGGTGCTCTTAGACTTGTCCAACAACGAAGATCTATCTTCTCTTGAAATTGGAGCTTTTGACGCGCTTGAAAAATTGAAGATACTTGATGTGCCGGGCTGTAAACTACTTGACATGTCACTATGGGCACCTCTCCTGACATCTTTTAATATTCGACAACGGGTGCCTTATTTTGGGGATGACTCTTTCATACCGGGTGAAACTTTCAAAACTGCACCATTGCTCGAGTTTATTGACATGACGGGATCTATAATGTTAGTCAACAGTTTATGGGATTCATCAAAGAATTTATCCCTCTTTAGTGGCTTGACATATCTTCGCACTCTGTTCCTCGACAACAACCCTCTAGGTGGTTTTCCGGTAGGTGTATTTTCAAACCTGACTTCCTTACAAAAACTCTCTGTGGTAAAATGCGAAATTCCATTCCTTGAAATGGGATTGTTTTCTGATCTGAGATCCCTGAAGGAACTACATTTGCAGCAGAATTACCTGACACATCTTTCGTCTGATCTTCTCCAAGGTTTAACAAACCTTCTTGCTCTGCATGTCGATGATAACCACCTTAGCTATTTCTCCGAGGATGCCTTCACAAAAATCCCTCTGCTGACTACGCTCACCCTGACCAACAACGATCTAACAGCCTTCAATTCCAGCTCGTTCGATCCAGTCATGTCCACCCTGACAGCAATATCCCTTGTTAATAATCCTATAGTCTGTTCTTGTAAGATCAGGTGGATGGTCGAATGGCTTAGAGGAGATATCTATCTCATAAACGCTGATCAAACCTACTGCTCATCGGCGTCTCTTGATCCTCTGAAACAAAAGCCCCTGTTGACTTTCCAAACTGATGAGTTCTGCAGCCCAAACACAACTCTCATCAGTCTGCTCATTCTGACTGGGATTGGAGTAATCATAGTCGCCTTGATGATGTACAGTAACCGATGGGCcttgaaatacaaaattttcctCCTAAAGCTCGCCATCCTGGGGTACGACGAGATGGAGGATGCTCGTGGTCACGACGAATTCACGTACGACATCAACATCATGTGCGACGATGAGGATGACCAGTGGATGAAGGATCACTTCAAACCACTCATAGAAGAGAAGCTACCTGACCTTAACAGGAACATTTATGGCGATGAGGATCTCATCATCGGCATGCACTATCTCGATTCGGTCCACTACATCGTCGAGCGGagttataaaactgttttgctGTTAAGCAGAAATGCTTTCCAGAACAACTGGTTTCTGGTTAAATTCCGGATAGCTTTAGATCACGTTAATGAGTCCCAAATTGAGAACATGGTGGTGGTTTTCCTAGAGGATATCCCTGATGCGGAGCTGCCGTTCTTGGTGAGGCTCTTCCTCGGTGATCATGGGACCTACCTCACTTGGTCGGAAAATGAAGAAGAGCAGGAATACTTCTGGACCAAATTTGTCAAACTTATGAAAGTTAATAGAAGATCAAACCATATTATACCTCCAGAGTAG